A stretch of DNA from Mesorhizobium onobrychidis:
TCGGGCGTCGAACGGCCGATCGATTCGTCGAGTTCGACATCGATCAGCCTGGCATGGGTTCGATCGTAGTCCGACATGTCAGTCTACATGTTCAGCCGTATGGCGACGGAGCGTCCATGCGCGTCGAGGCCTTCCGCCTTGGCCAGCGCAATCGCCGCCGGCGCCAGCGCCCGCAGCTGCTCCGGCCCGAGCTTCAGGATCGAGGTGCGCTTGACGAAATCCAGCACCGAAAGTCCGGACGAGAAGCGCGCCGAGCGCGCCGTCGGCAGCACGTGGTTGGAGCCGCCGACATAGTCGCCGATGGCTTCCGGCGTGTGGCGGCCGAGAAAGACGGCCCCGGCATTGCGCATCCGCGCCAGGAAGGCTTCCGGCTCGTCGATGGCAAGCTCGACATGTTCGGCCGCGATGCGGTCGACCAGCGGCAGTGCCGCCTCGATTCGAGGAACCAGGATGACGGCGCCGAAATCGCGCCAGCTCGCCGCCGCCGTCCCGGCGCGCGACAGGTTTTTCAGCTGGCGCTCGATCGCCTGCTCCACCGCCGCGCCGAAGGCGGGATCGTCGGTGATCAGGATCGACTGCGCCGACACGTCATGCTCGGCCTGGGCGAGCAGGTCGGCGGCGATCCAGTCCGGATCGTTGCTGCCGTCGGCCACGACAAGCACTTCCGAAGGCCCGGCGATCATGTCGATGCCGACCGTGCCGAACACCTGGCGCTTGGCCGCGGCGACATAGGCATTGCCGGGGCCGACGATCTTGGCGACCGGCTTTATCGTCTCGGTGCCATAGGCAAGGGCTGCGATCGCCTGCGCGCCGCCGACGCGGTAGATCTCGGATATGCCGGTCAGGTCCGCCGCCACCAGCACCAGCGGATTGATGATGCCGCCGGGCGCCGGCACCGCCATGACAATGCGCTCGACGCCGGCGACCTTGGCCGGCACGGCGCTCATCAGCACCGAGCTTGGATAGCTCGCCGTGCCGCCCGGCACATAGAGCCCGACCGCCTCGATCGCCGTCCAGCGTGAGCCGAGCTCGACGCCGGCAGCGTCCGTATAGCGGTCGTCGTTCGGCCGCTGCCGCTCGTGATGGGCACGGATGCGGTCACGGGCGAATTTGAGCGCCTCGATCGTCTGCGGGTCGGCCGCATCGTAGGCCTTGGCGATGTCGTCTTGCGATACGGCCATGCCGAGGCTTTTCAGATCGGCCTGTTCGAATTTCTGCGTATAGTCGATGAGCGCCGCGTCGCCCTCGGCGCGCACCCGCGCGATGATTGCGCGGACCACGGCGTCGACGTCGGCGGACACTTCCCGCTTGGTCAAAAGGAACGCGGCAAAACGCTGCTCGAAATCGGCATCGGACAGACGAAGCGTAATGGCCATCTTGTGCTGCTCAGGCTCTGTGGAAGGGGCGCGACGTCGCTTCCCAGGCGCCGCCAACGTCAGCCAGCCGCGCCTCGATGCACTCGACATCGAGCATGATCGCGCCGCCGCCTGAAAAGATCAGCTCGACAATGCCGGCCGGCTTGTCGAGCGCGATGAAGCTGATCGCCAGCAGCGACAGCACCTCATCAGGCTTATCGCGGGCAATGCCGCTGGTCTTGGCACCCAGAACCCGGTCGAAATGCAGCACGCTTTGCCGCCGCTCATTGTGCTGGCGGAACAGGCCCGATTTCGCCTCCCA
This window harbors:
- the hisD gene encoding histidinol dehydrogenase codes for the protein MAITLRLSDADFEQRFAAFLLTKREVSADVDAVVRAIIARVRAEGDAALIDYTQKFEQADLKSLGMAVSQDDIAKAYDAADPQTIEALKFARDRIRAHHERQRPNDDRYTDAAGVELGSRWTAIEAVGLYVPGGTASYPSSVLMSAVPAKVAGVERIVMAVPAPGGIINPLVLVAADLTGISEIYRVGGAQAIAALAYGTETIKPVAKIVGPGNAYVAAAKRQVFGTVGIDMIAGPSEVLVVADGSNDPDWIAADLLAQAEHDVSAQSILITDDPAFGAAVEQAIERQLKNLSRAGTAAASWRDFGAVILVPRIEAALPLVDRIAAEHVELAIDEPEAFLARMRNAGAVFLGRHTPEAIGDYVGGSNHVLPTARSARFSSGLSVLDFVKRTSILKLGPEQLRALAPAAIALAKAEGLDAHGRSVAIRLNM
- a CDS encoding DUF2948 family protein, whose amino-acid sequence is MNLLKLVALDDQDLSIVSAHVQDAVLKVGDLEYMPAAKRFVMTMSRFVWEAKSGLFRQHNERRQSVLHFDRVLGAKTSGIARDKPDEVLSLLAISFIALDKPAGIVELIFSGGGAIMLDVECIEARLADVGGAWEATSRPFHRA